The Micropterus dolomieu isolate WLL.071019.BEF.003 ecotype Adirondacks linkage group LG23, ASM2129224v1, whole genome shotgun sequence DNA window AAAAAGTAAATTTAGCATAAAATAGTAAGGTTAgcataaaaaaagtaaagttagcATACAAATAGTAAGGTTAgcattaaaaaagtaaagttagcattaaaaaagtaaagttagCATAAAAATAGTAAGGTTAGCATAAAATAGTAAGGTTAGCAAAAAAAATAGTACGGTTAGCATAAAATAGTAATGTTAGCATTAAACTGTAAGGTTAGCATAAAAAAATGTTAGCATAAAAATTTTAACATCAAAAAGTTAGCTGCCCATCACAGTTTCCCAGGAGTCCAAGGTGACGTCTTAAAGTCTTGTTGACCTGTTGCGTCTTCTTTATGTGTTTCCTGTGTAGCACCCCGACATGTACGAGCGGGCTGTGCTGAGAAAAGACCACCAGAAGAAATATGGAGCCACGGTGGATCTGTGGAGCATCGGAGTCACGTTTTACCACGCCGCCACCGGCAGCCTCCCGTTCAGACCGTTTGAAGGACCACGCAGGAACAAGGAAGTCATGTAAGAGTGCAATCACAcggtataaaagaagtggaggTAGCctctgtgacgtcacccatttGTGAACTACTGTTatgaagcctccagtttggcattttggccgtcgccatcttgttttgttttggggttttttggaGCCTGCGGTGACCATATATGGgcaagagggtggagctagctagcttggttagcaaggtgcatctgtaattcacgttaactgtgatattagctgggatgctaacaGGCTTTAAACAAAACGCACTTACCGGAAAAATTCTcctgataagctttttcagcggcgctggataaatgtacacagagcagcggatacgagtcgcctctatcctgactgacaatcagcttgtagccccgccctaaagcctcccctgcttcctggccTCTGTTCCTCtgaatttactaaatgaacatcatgctgtgttgaagaagacttgaaactagtgactgagaccataaactcatcaggaaagtgtttactgagggaataaatcagctgacaagtagaaacattttctcacagacttctatacaatcacacttctttctgcagccgctggagtcgccccctgctggctgctagagaggacgcaggtttaagtatTGGCCTCACTTTGCAAACGCAGAGGTTCCCGCTCAAGAGCAACGTTAACTTGTTTCTAAAGAGAGTTAAAGTGACTGAGCTGCTTGTTCCTCAGGTATAAAATCATCACAGAGAAACCATCTGGGACGATCTCCGGGCTTCAGAAGTGTGAGAACGGGAAGATCGAGTGGAGCACAGAGATGCCGGTGTCCTGCAGTCTGTCCAAGTAAGACGGCGCTGTAAATACATGTCAGTGTTTGGGATCACCTCGTGTATTGCTGACATTCAAACCTTCAGTCAAGTTGTTTTCTACCCCAGTGATCCCCAACCAGGAGTTCTTGGACCTCCGGGGTATTTAAGAATTAGAAATTATAGTATAGTATTAGTGGGAGGACAAAGCAAGATTCATTCCAAACAAATAAGGTGTTAAAGGTTAATGTAACTTAACACAAATGTTTATGTAATGcgtaaacatggtaaacaaagcattttaataataattatattatactgatatatttttatttcttttggagGACAAAGCAAGATTTGtatcaaacaaaacattaaaataaagtgtttaaggTTAGTGTAACATCAGCATAAAGCAATTAACTTTAGCAAAAAACTACCATAAAAAAACTACATTgtgataaacatttttaatgaagtGTTAACATGGTAAAAacaatttatacatttatatttttatatttattttaagagaaaaaaacaagatttctttaaaacaaaacattgaaaaaggTGTTTTAGGTTAGTGTAACGTTAGCATAAAAAACTAACGTTAGCATAAATTGTTTTACATTagcataaacatttttattgaagCCATAACATGGTAAAGaaagtattttaataatatacatacatatacatattttatttatttaagaagaCAAAGcaagatttattttaaacagaacATTAAAAGTGTTTAAGGTTAGTATAAAGCAATTAACATTagcaaaaaaaactaattttaccATATGTAAACAATTTACATTGtaataaacaattttttttacaagtgttaacatggtaaaaaaaaaaaagaatttcatacatgaatatttttatatttattttaagagaACAAAACGATTAGCATAAAAGTAACTTGTAGTTAATTTACTTTGCATAAAGAGTTTGTGTATTTATGGGCACAACACGAATAATATATTAAGATCATATATATTTATGCACAAATGTAGAGATccaagaaaaataatttattaaatcgGGGAATAAATCTAACAATCTATCTCTACCTCTCTTAATTGTCCATCAACAAAAAGTTTTGATACCAGAATCTCAAATATGAAAATCTTAAATTATAGCGGTGAATCCGCCTGTTGCGTCCTGTGGTTTGGTGTTTCAGGGGTCTGCAGAGCCTCCTGACTCCGGTGCTCGCCAAAATCCTGGAGGCCGATCAGGAGAAGTGTTGGGGCTTCGACCAGTTCTTCGCTGAGACCAACGACATCCTGCACCGGACCGTGGTCTACGTGTTCAGTCTGCAGCAGGCAACGCTGCACCACATTTACATCCACGAATACAACACGTAAGAGAGGAAAGACACCGTGGAGAGAGGGAATATTCTGTTTACTAGTTTGTAGGATGGAGACATTTTCATCAAGCCTCCTTTAATtggtttcattcatttcagtatCCCAAAATCTCTGAtaatattgtgtttattgttaaaaCCTGTAACTTCAGATCAGGCTTCTGAGTCAGAGCTGAACCCCCTGGGTTGGACTGGCTCTTTGCCCACTGTGTGTCTCCTTGTGTCCACAGGGCGGCGCTGTTCCAGGAGCTGTTGACCCGCAGGACCAGCATCCCGCTGCACAACCAGGAGCTGCTGTACGAGGGCCGCCGCCTCGTCCTGGACCCCAACCGCCAGACGCAGTCCTTGCCCAAAACCTCCAGAGACAACCCGATCATGCTCGTCAGCCGCGAGTCCGTCGCCACTGTGGGACTAATCTTCGAAGACCGTACGTAGTGCTGCAGAGTGGCCTGCAGGGCTGAacttaaaaaggtcttaaaacaACTGAAGTAGATCTTTAGAGGGGTTATCTCTTCATTCTGCAGGTCAGCAGCGCAGTGATTTACATTatcaaacacattcatttctATTAACTGACCACGTTCAGAATGTGCGTCACGGCTATTTAGACAGAGGCTCATTTAACTTAGCTTCgtttgtgttttggatttaaGTTGGCATTAACTTAAATTCCAGGAAGCCTTAAAATGGTTTGTCATGCTTTATTTGGAGAAACTCTTGCGTGTGCAGGTCTTGGAAAATCCTAAATCATTAAACGTGAAGATGGAAAGTTTAACtcgcaacttttttttttttttgtcttcacaGCTAGTCCTCCTAAAGTTCAGCCTCGCTACGATCTGGATCTGGACGCCAGCTACGCAAAGGTACTGATTTAACTACATCATGTTAAAAAAAGAATCTCAGATGAATCTACATTTGTTGAAAACgtttaaaaagtcaaaagaaGCGACAAGTTAACAGATCAGTGACTTTCACACCACACTGTGTTTTAATAATGTAGAAAGGACAGTTTTTGCTTTTCAGAGCCACAGATTTCATCCACAGTTTGCTGAAAGCGGCAGGAAgatattctgctcattttcaggttcatattGTTTTTAGGGGTCgtaccagaacagatttacatggttcaaaaaaacactatatttttgTCAGACTGCACATTGCTGCGGCTCCTCtcttcaccctgtgtgttgaacgctccgttttagctGCAGAGTGAAGCATCTCCCTTCtgcaagatctttgttgggagttgcacatgcgcagtacctaggactactagccaatcagaagctgaGTAGGGCGGGTCCCGGCATGCCGGTAACTATGGCCCAATCCCAGTGTCccccctcacagactcacagactttgaggcgcgttcccggGAAGTCCGTGAGGGCTCAGGGCCGTCCCgctgtcaaatcgtcaagtgtgcgagggctctctcgcggacattttgagccctttatagaccctttttgtaagtccgcatttctgcagactttgacTGAGGGAactgcccacagttcatagcggtatgacgtAAAACACGGGGGTTACTGGGGGAAGCCCGGAAGAGAGAGAAGTATGACGGCAAATCCGcattataagagaagaagaaaacagtaaacaaacaagcatcgacACCAACGCTGATGTTAAAACTGTTGAAAGTGttcttaacttaagatgctgcatagaacacatgaagtcagaggaatgcaatcacctcATTACACACtttgtttattcaactatttattttagtttttgcttaatgatgctgtttgaccaacaatagtgtattgattaattacaaatatatattgacatttaggctacctctcctccactctgtagggcgagagcctgcaggacttaaaaataaggcaaaaacataaaaaaaaaaaaggttgcaaCGTGTTTCAGCAGGTAACATGATaaagtgctgtcccgttcctgtttacagcattttgagcaatcaatcactttccaagtgacgtcagtaaagtctgcgagggttcagggcttagggctcaggggggacattgggattgggccaaaGGCTTCAGTTCATATCTACATGTTTCTGAACCAGCTTCACAaactagactggagcaagagtttcagagtggcaagttattaatctgtaacacatttatttatcgtctctacatcacaggaacagcTTTATGTCCTCTGACTGTGTGGACGGtctaaaggctggactacaaacgagctgttttcagttcagttttctgtgggagatgggaactctctttgcggtggactttttcactttgcaaagctgttacatgcacaaaaaaagaccaGATACTTTACTTTCACCGCGTGACAGTCCAGACGTCGCAGTAGATTATCACAGAAACAGATCCAGTGTGTCGTTACGGATAATTTGACTCCATAAAGTAAAATTAGATCCACTTATCTGCCTTTTGTTAAATATCTGATCTACCGCTGAGAATCCTGCTCACGTGATTGGACACCTCAACAGTTTAACCTGAAGTGCCCTTTATTAAAGTGAATACACTGTTTGAGCACAGCTGAACTTACTCGCTGATGTTGTTGTTCAGACTTTTGCAGGTGATGTTGGACATTTATGGAAAACTTCAGAGTCTCTGCTGGTCTATCAGGAACTGGTGCGGAAAGGAGTTCGTGGTTTAATGTGAGTTCACATCAgactcttgtgtgtttgtgcatgaagGTTTTTCCAGGTATAAAGGCATCAGCTTGGACTCctttttgtttgggtttttcttGACTCAAAGATGCAGATGATCTAATAAACACGTCCGCCCAGTGAGCAGACTGGTTTAGATTTAGCTCACTTCCTGAGCAGAAAAATCAAGTCAGTCAAAGAAAACCGATAAGGATTTAGGAAACATCTTGATGCAAACAAGTGACTGTGGTCAGAAATCTTTTTAGGGATCTTTATCTAACACTGCAAGCTATTACAAAACAATATACATATACTTTACATTACTTacgtgtattattattattattatgtgtgtgtgaacatattGGAACGCCCCCGTATTTCTAGTTTTTATGTAAATCTAAGTAgttcaagtccagtgaaaaaccttaaatgtACCAAATTAAGCAAACTGacaaagttaaaaatgtttacgtcaccaaaacagacatttttagATCTAAAATGAACAGTTAAAGAGTTTTgctcattatttcactgtaggattaaccgatgaccagctgctctgtctttcttcattaatattatttaatatatatataataaagtaCAAATAAAACCTCTGAGGGTGCAGTAACAGGCTGTTCCAAGGTGCTTACTGTTATGTGTTTActttccttccactgctgcaggaAAACTTGAAGTTGTTAACTCATTATTAATCCCTGAATATTGTAAATCtttgaaatttacatttttccccatttttgttgacctaaactttgtctttaccttctttggttattttgcagcagtggaaggaaatgaaGCCTTGAAACCCATTTCTATATAAGCACCTTGGAACAGCCTGTTAATACACCCCCAGAGGCTTTATTTGtactttattatatatatattatataatattaatgaaggaAGCCGGAGCAGCTGGTCATCAGttgatcctacagtgaaataatgaacaaaactctttaattaaattgttaattttagatctgaaaatatctgttttggtaaatattgtttttattttccttatgTACCATTTAAGGTTTAGTGTTTGTGATACATTTGAGCGGTAGTGTTTTGATGTTGAAAACATAATCTCTTGTCTGTCTTAATCCAGCGAGCTGATGAAGGAGGACTACAGTGAGATTCAACACAAGAAGTCGGAGGTTTTCCATCTTTGTAGTTACTGCACACAGATCCTGGAGAAGACTGAACAGCTGTGAGTGACTCGCACGCACAGTAATAAACAGAATTTAACTTTACACGCGTCATGTGACCTCCTGTCTCCTGTCGCGCAGGTTTGAGGTGCTGATGCGGGCCAACATGATGTCATCAGAATACGACGAGATCGCAGACATGCACAAGAAAGTTCTCAGAGTGAGCGCTCGCTTTATTTAGGTTTTTACATGTTTAGCTGTTTATGGTCGGGAACTTGATTCATgtctttaagtaaagtgactaCATAGCGAGCAAGGCATTCCTCTGTGGTTGCTAGAGCTAGAGGTAACGATTTATTTCAGGCAGGATCACGATTTTGTCACAATTCATTTTCATGTTGGTTTGTAAGACCAAGAAAGAACGTGCCGTTTgcttctgcatatttaaaatcaCAAAGACAGGGAGGGACTTGTTGCGGATATAGATTGGCGTTTACAGTAGCCAGTAGCGCTGAAAGTGCGTTACgcccccccccacctcctcatgcagactggttccagctcccaGTGAATGAACACTGCAGCGGGACCGGGTCTGAACACAGCCTCCAAGACCGACGGAGGCCAGTTCGACGACAGGGAATACAGGCCGGCCTGAAAACGTCCAGGGGTGTAACgttaacactaacacacacccCAGGTGCTCTGAGCTCCCAGTCCGGGCTGAGTCAGCTCTCACCGCTagttgcacagctaactgagttAATTAGAAAACAGCAGCTAGTATGCCgcggttactttagcaacaagtaacgCTATCTCTGTCAGCAAACTCCGCAAATCACATAAAgcgttgaggcagagcagccgggcGACATGGGGAACTTTAGATTTGACTGAGATGTTTATATTGACTGCTAAGGTGTTACTGAGTGGTCTGTTGGTGTTTATTAGTATGTACTCGTGTTACATATTGGTGTGTGTGCAGATCTCCAGCTCTTTGGAGCCCATTGAACGAACAACACAAGACATCAAGAGTAAATTCCTCCCAGGAGGCCTGCTGACTGACCTCTGGACACAACAAGTGGGGACACACCCCGAGGACAGGAAGTAAGgccgtctgtctgtgtgtgtttacatgtagtAATGTGTAATATAAGCATGGTACAGTATAACTAGATGTGTGACGGTGAGCTTGTCTCTGCAGTGTGGAGAAAATCAAAGTGCTGCTGGACGCCATCACGGCCATCTACCAACAGTTCAAGAAGGACAAGGCAGAAAGACGTGAGTTCTCCCAAACAAACAATAGTCTAATAAAGAGCTCGTTAGCTGTAAAAACTGGGGggctaatatattatatatccaGTCCAGTCGTACTCAGTAGTTTGGAGTGAAATTCTTAGTTAGGATTTTCATAGACTGTGTAAGTCgaatagggctgcaacgattagtcggcGTGATCGAAGGCGTCGATTATTATATAAAATTCGTAgacgtgaaatttcattgtAGACGGGTGTTACAGAGATGCCGTTGAAGGCCCGGATCACACAGAACGGGTTTTTTGCAGTGAGAGTGTGTTTTTGCGCCCTGGGGGTCTCGCGTTTTGGCCGCCTGCTGCGCCTTTTCGAAGGAGCGCTCTGAGCAcacagagttaaaaaaaattcaactctGGGCAGAAAAGCGCCTGACGTCATCCGCGTTGTTTTTCCCATTGTCCAATCGAATGAAAGGACAGACGAGTCCTCAGTTGTGCTGACGGAAGTTTCCAGTTGCTCGGATTGTCCGGAGACGCAACAATCTGTCCCCGAGTCATCCTAAAATAATCCTTGAACCGACAATCATTAAGACGAAGCCCCTGGACCAGCTGGCGGTACAGATCTCCGTTTCCTGTCTCCTTCGTGTTTGTTCACCTCTCACCCTCAAACAGTGCCCGAGCAGGCGCCCTgcgtttgtctgtttttttaaagcagatgtttttagcaacaaaagactcagacctgtgagttgtgatcaagtttctgctaatatgaccgTTATTACTTAGCGGCAAACCGGAGATTTCAGATCGctggcgctataatctttgattatagcaacatgaaaaaaacgCAGCGCACTGCCCTTTTTCAAATTCAACCAAAAGGCGCTGCTGCGTTTTGGaacctgcaaagcgctttctgtctgatcagggCCTAAGGGAGGATAGAAATAAACAGCCAGAAATGTTCCTAATATGAAGATTGCTAACTGCAGTGTCGACTACTGACTACTCACGAAGAAGCAGCTGTCACGCCAGAAGCGGAAAGCAGCGGAGAA harbors:
- the tbk1 gene encoding serine/threonine-protein kinase TBK1, whose amino-acid sequence is MQSTTNYLWLISDLLGQGATANVYRGRHKKTGDLYAVKVFNNLSFLRPLDVQMREFEVLKKLNHKNIVKLFAVEEESNTRHKVLVMEYCPCGSLYTVLEESSNAYGLPEDEFLIVLHDVVAGMNHLREYGIVHRDIKPGNIMRVIGEDGRSVYKLTDFGAARELEDDEQFVSLYGTEEYLHPDMYERAVLRKDHQKKYGATVDLWSIGVTFYHAATGSLPFRPFEGPRRNKEVMYKIITEKPSGTISGLQKCENGKIEWSTEMPVSCSLSKGLQSLLTPVLAKILEADQEKCWGFDQFFAETNDILHRTVVYVFSLQQATLHHIYIHEYNTAALFQELLTRRTSIPLHNQELLYEGRRLVLDPNRQTQSLPKTSRDNPIMLVSRESVATVGLIFEDPSPPKVQPRYDLDLDASYAKTFAGDVGHLWKTSESLLVYQELVRKGVRGLIELMKEDYSEIQHKKSEVFHLCSYCTQILEKTEQLFEVLMRANMMSSEYDEIADMHKKVLRISSSLEPIERTTQDIKSKFLPGGLLTDLWTQQVGTHPEDRNVEKIKVLLDAITAIYQQFKKDKAERRLPYNEEQIHKFDKQKLVLHAGKARSLFTEECAMKYRLFISKSEEWMRKVHHVKKQLLGLSGQLISTEKEVTMLMERAIKLQEQLPQKVLPLVSSGMKPQSAYLSQNTLVEMTLGMKKLKEEMEGVVKELAENNHFLERFGTLTLDGGLRG